A portion of the Salvelinus fontinalis isolate EN_2023a chromosome 32, ASM2944872v1, whole genome shotgun sequence genome contains these proteins:
- the LOC129831369 gene encoding N(G),N(G)-dimethylarginine dimethylaminohydrolase 2-like, producing the protein MASVLPYGRFTHAVVRGIPETFGKVDDEKNDKVENGETTMDLAKAQRQFGVLTGALRQKVGLQLIEIPADPELPESWRIEDVAVIQGDTALITRPFKQQRRSETEAVRRVMSELNLTVVEMGAEEGGSAGATLEGSDVLFTGREFFVGISSHTNHRGAEVLADTFRDFAVSTVPVCGGARLKNICSMGGPDTIIISNSDGAKKTLRMMEQLTDHHYEVLTVPEGAAANCVYVRGPSKVDYLLHPPTEECPESVPAFQKLTDYTLLPTACSEASKLGGSLSSFCLLINRKPYF; encoded by the exons atggCAAGCGTGTTGCCGTACGGCCGCTTCACTCACGCCGTGGTGCGGGGCATCCCAGAGACCTTTGGGAAAGTTGATGACGAGAAAAACGACAAGGTCGAAAACGGGGAAACCACGATGGACCTGGCCAAAGCACAGCGTCAGTTTGGGGTGCTGACGGGGGCTCTGAGACAGAAGGTGGGGCTGCAGCTCATAGAGATCCCTGCAGACCCGGAGCTACCAGAGAGCTGGAGGATAGAGGATGTAGCGGTGATACAGGGAGACACGGCACTCATCACCAGGCCTTTCAAACAGCAGAGACGCAGTGAG ACTGAAGCAGTGAGGAGGGTGATGTCGGAGCTCAACCTGACAGTGGTGGAGATGGGGGCAGAGGAGGGGGGCTCCGCAGGGGCCACGCTGGAGGGCAGTGACGTGCTCTTCACCGGCAGGGAGTTCTTTGTGGGAATCTCCTCCCACACCAACCACAGAGGAGCTGAGGTTCTGGCTGACACTTTCAGA GACTTTGCTGTGTCCACGGTGCCAGTGTGTGGGGGAGCTCGTCTAAAGAACATCTGCTCTATGGGAGGTCCTGATACTATCATCATCAGCAACAGTGATGGGGCCAAGAAGACCCTCCGG atgatgGAGCAGCTGACTGATCACCACTACGAAGTGCTCACGGTCCCTGAGGGTGCAGCAGCTAACTGTGTCTATGTCAGGGGCCCCTCCAAAGTGGACTACCTGCTTCACCCGCCCACTGAGGAGTGTCCCGAAAGTGTCCCT GCCTTCCAGAAGCTGACGGACTACACCCTCCTCCCTACAGCGTGCAGCGAGGCCTCCAAGCTCGGAGGGTCTCTGTCTTCATTCTGCCTACTTATCAACAGGAAGCCATACTTCTAA
- the LOC129831368 gene encoding chloride intracellular channel protein 1-like — MSDENQPEVELFVKAGSDGQSIGNCPFSQRLFMVLWLKGVTFNVTTVDMKRKPDILKDLAPGAQPPFLLYGTEVKTDTNKIEEFLEENLSPPKYPRMASRNPESNTAGLDVFSKFSAYIKNSNPQLNDNLEKGLLKALKKLDDYLGSPLPEEIDENSADEVTSSARPFLDGQDLTLADCNLLPKLNIVRVVCLKYRTFSVPKSLSNLWRYLDAAYAREEFSSTCPNDTEIHIAYSAVAKALK; from the exons ATGAGTGACGAAAATCAACCTGAAGTTGAACTTTTTGTGAAG GCAGGCAGTGATGGCCAGAGCATTGGCAACTGTCCGTTCTCCCAGCGCCTCTTCATGGTGCTGTGGCTTAAAGGAGTAACGTTCAATGTCACCACCGTGGACATGAAGAG GAAACCAGACATCCTTAAGGACCTAGCACCTGGTGCTCAGCCCCCCTTCCTGCTCTATGGGACGGAGGTGAAAACCGACACCAACAAGATCGAAGAGTTCCTGGAGGAGAACCTGTCCCCTCCAAA ATACCCCCGCATGGCTTCCAGGAACCCTGAGTCTAACACAGCCGGCCTGGACGTGTTCTCCAAGTTCTCGGCCTACATCAAGAATTCAAACCCCCAGCTCAATGACA ACCTAGAGAAAGGCCTGCTCAAGGCCCTGAAGAAACTAGATGACTACCTTGGCTCCCCACTTCCTGAGGAGATTGACGAGAATAGTGCTGATGAGGTCACTTCTTCTGCCCGCCCCTTCCTGGATGGGCAGGACCTCACTCTGGCCGACTGCAACTTGCTGCCCAAGCTGAACATCGTCAGG GTTGTGTGTCTGAAGTATCGCACTTTCTCCGTCCCCAAGTCTCTCTCCAACCTGTGGCGATACCTGGACGCTGCGTACGCCCGCGAGGAGTTCTCCTCTACCTGCCCCAACGACACAGAGATACACATCGCCTACTCAGCCGTGGCTAAAGCACTTAAGTAG